The Falco rusticolus isolate bFalRus1 chromosome 5, bFalRus1.pri, whole genome shotgun sequence genome has a segment encoding these proteins:
- the LOC119148930 gene encoding uncharacterized protein LOC119148930, which produces MENESYPVHVACLLRDSGAHERNMQNITEKAAKQSGGSFQAIRLLPTAPGKGSSRSNLYAQCCHTANKDPCGSLLPRCPVTDFPVCAWNPDSLCMPLISLAKRNFIDSSPEASSLVRGARVLARREADGHYYLGHIAQEASRERFLIEFDKSRSLKGKVQLCLQETPLYDILHYDDARQQPLALGDRVLAPWEARAERFGPGTVLKVMENKEAHLAYNRRVVLVNFWNGQTKEVSSDQALQIPLPLSERIILELQMPLAARQMLVESSLDYPYVVTPGYRASGHYRQGHSDLDCWSRGLYLTQPCAKCSCRCTLLPHCCLAAWEHTCKMQQEDAFIPGSSLTKEELSKKIEEQLSEMRISSPESVSREEEKKEDKRLKTEDVPKYVQSCLEEDNELTEPKKSPQREIAHTMVDAAVNTDSWLVEVVHKEEADSRQQDAETKVNFKHQQGLFESRATEAPIQHSQRSSSLGTSALVPFRRQSFFDQVNQSLEKDSLTIKSALRAQRPLSASNVQTRRSTNPLNLLKDKSITKSILNGASQERRKEMDFNRAEMEHKRWQEEHRQLKKKQQQEADGIRRQLRRGNQRQKLCQRTLQGLEKQLEHKDRALQHMALLQAAGAERSRKESFLLEKRKASQRLQFLKTQRLQREELQAEHNERSSEQEKERLDFLRSRMQSRQEMLEQVLREQDRQQNQHQAAKGGVFQSRDHSQQKMKKGGQNLCDLQQYLREQNL; this is translated from the exons ATGGAGAACGAGTCATATCCAGTACATGTTGCGTGTCTTCTGAGAGATTCAGGTGCTCATGaaagaaacatgcaaaacatAACGGAGAAAGCAGCCAAGCAATCGGGGGGGTCCTTTCAAGCAATCAGGCTCCTCCCTACTGCTCCTGGAAAG GGAAGCTCCAGGTCTAACTTATATGCCCAGTGTTGTCACACAGCTAATAAAGATCCCTGTGGCTCTCTGCTGCCAAGATGTCCAGTAACAGA ctttCCTGTTTGTGCGTGGAACCCAGATTCCCTTTGTATGCCCCTGATATCCTTAGCAAAAAGGAATTTCATTGATTCATCCCCAGAGGCTTCTAGTCTCGTGAGGGGGGCTCGTGTGTTGGCAAGGAGAGAAGCTGATGGCCATTACTACCTGGGCCACATTGCCCAAGAG GCCTCCAGGGAACGCTTTTTAATTGAGTTTGACAAAAGCCGCAGTCTGAAAGGCAAGGTACAGCTCTGCTTGCAGGAAACGCCTCTCTACGACATTCTCCACTATGACGATGCCAGGCAACAGCCTCTTGCTCTGGGAGACAGGGTCTTGGCACCATGGGAGGCTAGAGCTGAACGTTTTGGCCCAGGCACTGTGCTAAAGGTTATGGAGAACAAGGAGGCACATTTAG CATACAACAGAAGGGTAGTGCTTGTGAATTTCTGGAATGGGCAGACTAAGGAGGTGTCTTCTGACCAAGCTCTGCAGATTCCTCTGCCCTTAAGTGAACGCATCATCCTAGAACTGCAGATGCCTCTAGCAGCCAGGCAGATGTTGGTAGAGTCAAGCTTGGATTACCCATATGTTGTGACACCGGGTTATAGAGCCTCAGGCCATTACAGACAAGGTCACTCAGACCTGGACTGCTGGTCAAGGGGTCTGTATTTGACTCAGCCATGTGCTAAGTGCAGTTGTAGGTGTACCTTGCTTCCCCATTGCTGCCTTGCAGCCTGGGAACACacatgcaaaatgcagcaggaagacGCCTTCATCCCAGGATCGAGCCTGACTAAAGAAGAGCTCAGCAAGAAAATAGAAGAGCAACTGTCTGAAATGAGGATTTCATCTCCAGAAAGTGTTtccagagaggaagagaaaaaggaagataagaGATTGAAGACAGAAGATGTTCCAAAATATGTTCAGTCTTGTTTGGAAGAGGACAATGAGCTTACAGAACCTAAGAAG AGTCCTCAGAGAGAGATTGCTCACACTATGGTTGATGCTGCTGTCAACACAGATAGCTGGTTAGTGGAGGTAGTCCACAAGGAAGAAGCAGACAGCAGACAACAAGATGCTGAAACCAAGGTTAATTTTAAACACCAGCAAG GTCTTTTTGAGTCCAGAGCAACAGAAGCTCCAATCCAGCATTCCCAAAGGAGCTCTTCCCTCGGAACCAGTGCTTTGGTTCCTTTCAGGCGCCAAAGCTTCTTTGACCAAGTGAATCAATCACTAGAGAAAGACAGCCTGACCATCAAATCAGCTCTACGTGCACAGAGACCACTCAGTGCCTCCAATGTGCAGACTAGGAGATCCACAAATCCTctaaatcttttaaaagacaaaagcattaCA aaatCAATCCTTAATGGTGCATCTCAGGAGAGACGGAAAGAGATGGACTTCAACAGAGCCGAGATGGAGCACAAAAGGTGGCAAGAGGAACATAGGCAGCtgaagaagaagcagcagcaagaggcaGATGGCATTCGACGCCAGCTGCGCAGGGGCAACCAGAG gcAGAAGTTGTGTCAGAGAACATTGCAAGGGCTGGAGAAACAGCTGGAGCACAAAGACAGGGCTTTGCAGCACATGGCActgctccaggctgctggggcagagaggagcaggaaggaatCCTTCTTGCTAGAGAAGAGGAAGGCAAGTCAGAGGCTACAGTTCTTGAAGACACAGCGTTTGCAGAGAGAGGAGTTGCAGGCAGAACACAATGAAAGGAGCTCTgaacaagagaaagaaaggctG GATTTTCTCAGGAGCAGAATGCAGTCACGGCAGGAAATGTTGGAACAAGTATTACGGGAGCAGGACAGGcaacaaaaccagcaccaaGCTGCCAAAGGGGGAGTGTTCCAGAGCAGAGACCATTCacagcagaagatgaaaaaaggtGGCCAAAACCTCTGTGACCTCCAGCAGTATCTCAGAGAACAGAATCTTTAA